In one window of Aquamicrobium sp. DNA:
- a CDS encoding Lrp/AsnC ligand binding domain-containing protein has product MKSHDHEARTKFEEFINNSTNAIECYSISGEWDYLIIFILENINEFHDFLMNNILQHKSVYNSSSHFALKRVKYSTSIPV; this is encoded by the coding sequence ATGAAATCACACGACCATGAAGCGAGGACTAAATTTGAAGAATTTATCAATAATAGCACAAATGCTATAGAATGTTATTCTATATCTGGAGAATGGGATTATTTAATAATATTTATTCTTGAAAATATAAATGAATTTCATGATTTTCTCATGAATAATATTCTTCAACATAAATCTGTATATAATTCATCATCTCATTTTGCACTAAAGAGAGTAAAATACTCAACATCCATCCCGGTATAA
- a CDS encoding 16S rRNA (uracil(1498)-N(3))-methyltransferase: MRANYKLQRLFMPHDLGPGAAFEADRAQSHYLAHVLRMGEGAELLVFNGRDGEWRARVAAVSKKGVRLAVEHAERPQPPAPDLVYAFAPLKVGRLDYMVQKAVEMGAGVLQPVVTQHTQVTRPPLEKMQANMIEAAEQCGVLSIPLLRPPVKLDLLLAGWEKDRRLVFCNESAGTNDPLAALRAVTEAKIGVLVGPEGGFSDEERRLLTAQPFVTAIPLGPRILRADTAAVAALALVQATLGDWRDQAG; this comes from the coding sequence ATGCGCGCAAACTACAAATTGCAGCGGCTTTTCATGCCGCACGATCTCGGCCCCGGCGCCGCCTTCGAGGCGGACAGGGCGCAGAGCCATTACCTTGCCCATGTGCTGCGCATGGGCGAGGGGGCGGAGCTTCTGGTCTTCAACGGCCGCGACGGGGAATGGCGCGCGCGTGTCGCGGCGGTCTCGAAGAAGGGCGTGAGGCTCGCCGTCGAGCACGCTGAGCGGCCGCAGCCGCCGGCGCCCGACCTCGTCTACGCCTTCGCGCCGCTGAAGGTCGGGCGGCTGGACTATATGGTGCAGAAGGCGGTCGAGATGGGCGCGGGCGTCCTCCAGCCGGTCGTCACGCAGCACACGCAGGTGACGAGGCCGCCGCTGGAGAAGATGCAGGCCAACATGATCGAGGCGGCCGAGCAGTGCGGCGTGCTGTCCATCCCGCTGCTGCGCCCGCCGGTGAAGCTCGACCTCCTGCTGGCCGGATGGGAGAAAGACAGGCGGCTCGTCTTCTGCAACGAGAGCGCCGGGACGAACGACCCGCTCGCGGCGCTCCGGGCGGTGACGGAAGCGAAGATCGGCGTTCTCGTCGGCCCCGAGGGCGGCTTTTCCGACGAGGAGCGGCGGCTGCTCACGGCGCAGCCTTTCGTCACGGCGATTCCGCTCGGGCCGCGCATCCTGCGCGCCGACACGGCCGCGGTGGCGGCGCTGGCGCTGGTGCAGGCGACGCTGGGCGACTGGCGCGATCAGGCCGGCTGA
- a CDS encoding CsbD family protein, translating into MVNKDQVKGVAKQAKGAVKEAAGKVTGSKKLQAEGKADKVAGKVQKGVGDVRQKVKNAI; encoded by the coding sequence ATGGTCAACAAGGATCAGGTCAAGGGCGTGGCCAAGCAGGCCAAGGGCGCCGTGAAGGAAGCCGCGGGCAAGGTCACGGGCTCGAAGAAGCTCCAGGCCGAAGGCAAGGCCGACAAGGTCGCCGGCAAGGTCCAGAAGGGCGTCGGCGACGTACGCCAGAAGGTCAAGAACGCGATCTGA
- a CDS encoding ABC transporter permease: MTVYASSAGGRRSTSAATDMPAGTPWYTRAERVLTPFVLPVGLIVLWQLAVSLRWINPLFLPSPLDVLDVLVNFFQTGRIWGHLGISVQRVFLGFFYGVSAAIILGALTGYSPLWRRLIDPVIHALRTVPSLAWIPMFILWFGIEETSKVTLIAKSAFFPTYLNFMSGIINADRRLIEVGQVYRLNNFQLVRRILLPAALPYLFVGLRQSMGIAWLVVVAAEMMGASSGIGYLLLDGEMTGRPQIVMACMIIFAICGKGTDMLLAYISRRVLSWQDTRSGGDA; encoded by the coding sequence ATGACCGTTTACGCTAGTTCCGCAGGCGGCCGGAGGAGCACTTCGGCCGCAACAGACATGCCTGCCGGCACGCCGTGGTATACGCGCGCGGAGCGAGTCCTGACCCCCTTCGTGCTTCCCGTCGGCTTGATCGTCCTGTGGCAGCTGGCGGTCAGCCTGCGATGGATAAACCCGCTCTTCCTGCCATCCCCGCTCGACGTGCTCGACGTGCTGGTCAATTTCTTCCAGACGGGCAGAATCTGGGGCCATCTCGGCATTTCCGTCCAACGCGTGTTCCTGGGCTTCTTCTACGGCGTTTCCGCTGCCATCATTCTTGGTGCGTTGACAGGTTATTCGCCCCTCTGGCGGCGACTCATCGATCCGGTGATCCACGCTCTGCGCACCGTACCCAGCCTTGCGTGGATTCCGATGTTCATCCTCTGGTTCGGCATTGAGGAGACCTCGAAGGTCACGCTGATAGCCAAGTCGGCGTTCTTTCCAACCTATCTCAACTTCATGTCCGGAATCATCAACGCTGACAGGCGGTTGATCGAGGTGGGGCAGGTTTACAGGCTCAACAACTTCCAGCTGGTCCGTCGCATTCTGCTTCCGGCGGCCCTGCCTTATCTTTTCGTCGGCCTTCGCCAGTCGATGGGCATCGCTTGGCTCGTCGTGGTCGCCGCCGAGATGATGGGGGCTTCCTCGGGCATCGGCTATTTGCTTCTCGATGGCGAGATGACCGGCAGACCCCAGATCGTCATGGCGTGCATGATCATCTTCGCGATCTGCGGCAAGGGGACCGACATGCTTCTGGCCTATATCTCCAGGCGCGTTTTGAGCTGGCAGGATACCAGATCAGGAGGTGACGCGTGA
- the lexA gene encoding transcriptional repressor LexA, giving the protein MLTRKQHELLLFIHQRLKETGIPPSFDEMKEALDLASKSGIHRLITALEERGFIRRLPNRARALEVLRLPDSIAPGLNAAKKFSPSVIQGSLGRAAAPAPRAPTGNDNDGAALVGIPVMGRIAAGVPIAAIQNQTHSIGVSPDMLGSGEHYALEVKGDSMIEAGILDGDTVIIRNCQTASPGEIVVALVDDEEATLKRFRRKGDTIALEAANPAYETRIFGPDRVKVQGKLVGLIRRY; this is encoded by the coding sequence ATGCTCACGCGCAAGCAACACGAACTGCTCCTCTTTATCCATCAGCGGCTGAAGGAGACCGGGATTCCCCCCTCCTTCGACGAGATGAAGGAGGCGCTCGACCTTGCGTCCAAGTCGGGCATCCACCGCCTGATCACGGCGCTGGAGGAGCGCGGCTTCATCCGCCGCCTGCCGAACCGCGCCCGCGCGCTCGAGGTCCTGCGCCTGCCCGATTCGATCGCCCCCGGCCTTAACGCGGCGAAGAAGTTCTCGCCCAGCGTCATACAGGGCAGCCTCGGCCGCGCCGCCGCGCCCGCGCCGCGGGCGCCCACCGGGAACGACAATGACGGCGCCGCGCTGGTCGGCATCCCAGTCATGGGCCGTATCGCCGCCGGCGTTCCCATCGCCGCGATCCAGAACCAGACCCATTCCATCGGCGTCTCGCCCGACATGCTCGGCAGCGGCGAGCACTACGCGCTCGAGGTCAAGGGCGATTCGATGATCGAGGCCGGCATTCTCGACGGCGACACCGTCATCATCCGCAACTGCCAGACGGCGAGCCCGGGCGAGATCGTCGTCGCCCTGGTCGACGACGAGGAAGCCACGCTGAAGCGGTTCCGCCGCAAGGGCGACACCATCGCGCTGGAAGCTGCCAACCCGGCCTACGAGACGCGCATCTTCGGCCCCGACCGGGTCAAGGTACAGGGCAAGCTGGTCGGTTTGATCCGCCGCTACTGA
- the groES gene encoding co-chaperone GroES, with the protein MAKSKFRPLHDRVVVRRVESEEKTAGGIIIPDTAKEKPQEGEIVAAGSGARDENGKLVPLEVKAGDRVLFGKWSGTEVKLNGEDLLIMKESDILGIIG; encoded by the coding sequence ATGGCAAAGTCGAAGTTCCGCCCGCTCCATGACCGCGTGGTCGTCCGCCGGGTCGAATCCGAAGAGAAGACCGCAGGCGGCATCATCATCCCCGACACCGCCAAGGAGAAGCCGCAGGAAGGCGAGATCGTCGCCGCCGGCTCCGGCGCGCGCGACGAGAACGGCAAGCTCGTTCCGCTGGAGGTCAAGGCCGGCGACCGCGTCCTGTTCGGCAAGTGGTCGGGCACCGAGGTCAAGCTCAACGGCGAAGACCTGCTGATCATGAAGGAATCCGACATTCTCGGCATCATCGGCTGA
- a CDS encoding type 1 glutamine amidotransferase — MRVLVVQNYANTGLGQVGVALAEAGARIDLLRADLGKALPDRPGGHDGLVVLGGGQNALADEQSPWLPQLCGLMRAFGDSGRSVLGICLGSQLLARAYGGQNIIGGATEFGWNEVELTPEGAEDPVLAPLPPSFRSFQWHDDTFVLPRGASRLAGSLAVHNQAFRIGRAAYGFQFHFEADRPLVAEWSGLFADWLAERHPGWSERHPAEAARFGGEADAAGLAIARGWVGTIGG; from the coding sequence ATGCGCGTCCTCGTCGTCCAGAATTATGCCAATACCGGCCTCGGACAGGTCGGCGTCGCGCTGGCGGAAGCCGGCGCGCGCATCGACCTCCTGCGCGCCGATCTCGGCAAGGCGCTTCCCGACCGGCCGGGCGGCCATGACGGGCTGGTCGTGCTCGGCGGCGGCCAGAACGCGCTCGCGGACGAGCAGTCGCCATGGCTGCCGCAGCTGTGCGGCCTGATGCGGGCGTTCGGCGATTCCGGCCGCTCCGTGCTCGGCATCTGCCTCGGCAGCCAGTTGCTGGCGCGCGCCTATGGCGGCCAGAACATCATCGGCGGCGCGACCGAGTTCGGCTGGAACGAGGTGGAGCTGACGCCCGAAGGCGCGGAGGACCCGGTCCTCGCCCCCCTGCCCCCGTCCTTCCGCTCCTTCCAGTGGCACGACGACACCTTCGTCCTGCCGCGCGGCGCGAGCCGGCTCGCCGGCAGCCTCGCCGTCCACAACCAGGCCTTCCGGATCGGCCGCGCGGCCTACGGCTTCCAGTTCCATTTCGAGGCCGACCGGCCGCTGGTTGCCGAGTGGAGCGGCCTGTTCGCCGACTGGCTGGCCGAGCGGCATCCGGGCTGGAGCGAGCGCCACCCGGCCGAGGCCGCCCGCTTCGGCGGCGAGGCCGACGCCGCCGGTCTCGCCATCGCCCGCGGCTGGGTCGGCACGATCGGCGGCTGA